Proteins encoded by one window of Cylindrospermum stagnale PCC 7417:
- the dndC gene encoding DNA phosphorothioation system sulfurtransferase DndC, whose product MTTAQQPENKEQQKRTVAELVDYIQALTTEIQELYCLDEIPWVVGYSGGKDSTATLQLIWNAISGIPPEKRTKTIHVITTDTGVENPYVSAWVRNSHEHIKLAAKEQQMPMQPHVLEPEVTDTYWVGLIGKGYPAPRQKFRWCTGRLKINPSNRFIRDVVRSSGEALVILGTRKAESPSRAATMKKLEEKRVRDRLSPNANLPNSLVYSPIEDWRTDEVWLYLMQWENPWGHSNKDLFTMYRESTADNECPLVVDTSTPSCGSSRFGCWVCTLVERDKSLNAMIQNNDEKEWLQPIVDFRRELDIENDREKRDFRRIWGEVQLFERNVEGGTSIEPIPGPYTKYWREYWLRKLLTAQTQMRQTAPENMRDITLISLAELSEIRRIWLEEKHEFDDSVPRIYQEATGEKFKDPRPGADYSLLGRDEWMVLEEVCEGDAMHLELMAKLLDTEHQFRKKTRRVGIYDKLENCFDTSSRSQQDAINNAHLKRDLREAISEGDVAKFKEKFKQLTFGDVPNEETAEESTEDSKPLTWANIKFAKKSEPITE is encoded by the coding sequence ATGACTACAGCACAACAACCAGAAAATAAAGAGCAGCAAAAACGTACTGTAGCAGAGTTAGTGGACTATATCCAAGCTCTCACCACTGAAATTCAAGAATTGTATTGTTTAGATGAAATACCTTGGGTTGTAGGCTATTCGGGTGGAAAAGATAGCACGGCTACTTTACAGCTTATCTGGAATGCGATTTCTGGAATACCACCAGAAAAAAGAACTAAGACTATTCATGTGATTACAACTGATACAGGAGTAGAAAATCCTTATGTTTCTGCTTGGGTGCGTAATTCTCATGAGCACATAAAATTAGCTGCTAAAGAGCAACAAATGCCAATGCAGCCCCATGTGCTAGAACCAGAGGTTACAGACACATACTGGGTTGGTTTAATTGGTAAAGGGTATCCTGCACCCCGTCAAAAGTTTCGTTGGTGTACCGGACGCTTGAAAATCAATCCATCTAATCGTTTTATTCGTGATGTTGTTAGAAGTAGCGGAGAAGCTCTTGTAATCTTAGGTACTAGGAAAGCAGAAAGCCCCAGTCGCGCTGCAACAATGAAAAAACTTGAAGAAAAACGAGTACGCGATCGCCTCAGCCCTAATGCAAATTTACCAAATTCACTCGTTTACAGTCCTATTGAAGATTGGCGTACTGATGAGGTTTGGCTATATTTAATGCAATGGGAAAACCCTTGGGGACATAGCAATAAAGATTTATTCACTATGTATAGAGAATCAACAGCAGACAATGAATGTCCTTTAGTTGTTGATACTTCTACTCCTAGTTGCGGTAGTTCTCGTTTTGGTTGCTGGGTTTGCACGCTTGTTGAACGTGACAAATCTCTGAATGCAATGATTCAAAATAATGATGAGAAAGAATGGTTACAGCCAATAGTTGATTTTCGTCGGGAATTAGATATTGAAAATGACCGTGAAAAGCGAGACTTTCGACGCATCTGGGGCGAAGTTCAACTATTTGAACGTAATGTAGAGGGTGGAACCTCCATTGAACCCATACCTGGCCCCTACACAAAATATTGGCGAGAGTATTGGTTGAGAAAGTTATTAACAGCGCAAACACAAATGCGTCAAACAGCGCCAGAAAATATGCGTGATATCACCCTTATCTCTCTAGCGGAATTGAGTGAAATTCGCCGCATTTGGCTAGAAGAAAAACATGAATTTGATGATAGTGTACCTCGCATTTATCAAGAAGCGACTGGTGAAAAATTCAAAGACCCTCGTCCTGGTGCTGACTATAGTTTACTAGGGCGTGATGAATGGATGGTGCTAGAAGAAGTCTGTGAAGGTGACGCCATGCACTTGGAACTCATGGCTAAACTGTTGGACACAGAACACCAGTTTCGGAAAAAAACTCGCCGTGTAGGCATCTATGATAAGCTAGAAAACTGTTTTGATACAAGTTCCCGTTCTCAACAAGATGCAATTAATAATGCTCATTTAAAGCGCGATTTGAGAGAAGCAATTAGTGAAGGTGATGTTGCCAAATTTAAAGAAAAATTCAAGCAGCTTACTTTCGGGGATGTACCGAATGAAGAAACTGCTGAAGAGAGTACTGAAGATAGTAAACCGCTAACTTGGGCAAATATTAAATTCGCTAAAAAATCAGAACCCATAACTGAATGA
- the dndD gene encoding DNA sulfur modification protein DndD: MIFIELVLQNFGPYAGKQVINLNPNIDEENSRPIILLGGMNGGGKTTLMDAIRLALYGQRAQCSTRGNLSYPDFLSQCVNSKIDPNSDTRIELLFEHIENDKPIKYRVVRSWRKNPKDGKDTLGILGDSDTWPDALVNIWDEYIENLLPLGISNLFLFDGEQVRNLAEQETPPTIVINAIRGLLGLELADRLAVDLDILVNRKLKEVANTKDLANLEEIETRLTQQQEDYQTTDQQFKIIDNQVSELENQQQEAFDKFISEGGKIAAERNQLELQQEAKIADIEQVRQSMAELVADVLPLALIPNLLTQVQAQGEKEFRHQQIQLARDLLLERDQRLLTWLNQVEISSAQVEQIQSFLVQDVDSLYAKSLQTEAPWLLADEESLSQLDNSIYRLQNSRISAQQQLAIIKNKEEEIITLERQVQTAAAPEDYKKLLKAVEEAQNQVAEAKANLESTRRRLAELETIIAKSKKELNTYTVENIKHKNSEHIINAAAKVQNTLKIFRDRLTLRKLNKLEEEVKNCFLYLLHKSDLVHRIAIDTKTFSLSLYDLNGKPVPKHRLSAGEKQLLAIAFLWGLAKVSGRRLPVAIDTPLGRLDSSHRSNLVERYFPAASHQVILLSTDTEIGKQEVEKLRDNEAIAHEYLLEYNSSTRQTTIKQGYFW; the protein is encoded by the coding sequence ATGATATTTATTGAACTCGTTTTACAAAACTTCGGACCTTACGCTGGGAAACAGGTAATCAATCTTAACCCAAACATCGATGAAGAAAACTCACGCCCAATTATTCTATTAGGTGGCATGAATGGCGGGGGAAAAACTACCCTGATGGATGCCATTCGTCTTGCGCTTTATGGACAACGCGCCCAATGTTCTACCCGTGGTAATTTAAGTTATCCCGATTTTCTCAGCCAATGTGTTAACAGCAAAATAGACCCAAATAGCGACACCCGGATAGAATTGCTTTTTGAACATATCGAAAACGATAAACCAATAAAATACCGTGTCGTGCGTAGTTGGAGAAAAAATCCTAAAGACGGTAAAGATACATTAGGTATTTTGGGTGATAGTGATACATGGCCTGATGCTTTAGTTAATATCTGGGATGAGTATATAGAAAACCTGCTGCCCTTGGGTATTTCTAATTTATTTCTCTTTGATGGTGAACAAGTTAGAAACCTTGCCGAACAGGAAACCCCACCGACTATTGTAATTAATGCGATTCGCGGACTTTTAGGACTAGAGTTAGCAGACAGGTTAGCAGTTGATTTAGATATTTTAGTTAACCGTAAACTCAAAGAAGTTGCTAATACTAAAGATTTAGCAAATTTAGAAGAAATTGAAACTAGGTTAACGCAGCAACAAGAAGATTATCAAACTACAGACCAGCAATTCAAAATTATAGACAATCAGGTATCAGAATTAGAAAACCAGCAGCAGGAAGCTTTTGATAAATTCATTTCTGAAGGTGGTAAAATTGCCGCTGAACGCAATCAATTAGAACTACAGCAGGAAGCTAAAATTGCAGATATAGAACAAGTGCGGCAGTCAATGGCTGAATTAGTCGCTGATGTTTTACCCCTGGCATTAATTCCTAATTTGCTGACTCAGGTGCAAGCGCAGGGAGAAAAAGAATTTCGCCATCAACAGATACAACTCGCTAGGGATTTATTACTTGAGCGAGATCAGCGGTTACTAACTTGGCTAAATCAAGTAGAGATTTCCTCAGCGCAAGTTGAACAAATCCAATCTTTTCTAGTGCAAGATGTAGATAGTTTATACGCAAAATCTCTTCAGACCGAAGCACCTTGGTTATTAGCTGATGAAGAAAGTTTGAGTCAACTGGATAATTCAATCTATCGCTTGCAGAATTCCCGAATTTCTGCACAACAGCAGTTAGCTATTATCAAAAATAAAGAAGAAGAAATTATTACGCTAGAGAGACAAGTGCAAACAGCCGCAGCACCAGAAGATTATAAGAAGTTGCTGAAGGCAGTGGAAGAAGCACAAAATCAAGTTGCTGAAGCTAAAGCTAATTTGGAAAGTACCCGCCGCCGTTTAGCTGAATTAGAAACTATTATTGCCAAGTCGAAAAAGGAATTAAATACATATACTGTAGAAAATATCAAGCATAAAAATAGTGAACATATTATTAATGCTGCGGCTAAAGTTCAAAATACACTAAAGATTTTTCGCGATCGCTTAACTCTGCGAAAACTCAACAAACTAGAGGAGGAAGTGAAAAACTGCTTCCTCTATCTCCTGCACAAGTCAGACTTGGTGCATCGCATCGCCATAGACACCAAGACTTTCAGCCTATCTCTATATGACCTCAATGGTAAACCCGTCCCCAAACATCGCCTTTCCGCCGGCGAAAAACAACTTTTAGCGATCGCCTTTTTGTGGGGATTAGCCAAAGTTTCCGGGCGCAGATTACCAGTAGCCATCGACACCCCCCTCGGCAGACTAGACTCATCCCACCGCAGCAACCTAGTTGAACGCTACTTCCCAGCAGCCAGCCATCAAGTCATCCTCCTCTCCACCGACACCGAAATCGGCAAACAGGAAGTAGAAAAACTCCGAGACAACGAAGCGATCGCACACGAATACCTCCTAGAATACAACTCCTCCACCCGCCAAACCACCATCAAACAAGGTTACTTCTGGTAA
- a CDS encoding PQQ-dependent sugar dehydrogenase — MKLVGCFLLSVLLLSTACSQTRASLDSAPLPKLAQNPTQSLKTIRTEPLSPTPIRINLKNLPAPFATDSASKPPQVVSIPQNPLLRVPPGFTVNVFAEGLDAPRWLALTPSGDVLVTETKKNRILLLRDTNADGVADIRQTFASATNGLNIPFGMAFANNSFFLGNTDAVLRFPYTKGQQQLTGAGEKIADLPGGGYNQHWTRNVVVSPDGKKLYVSVGSRSNVDEEPLPRATVQVMNLDGSQQQTFASGLRNPVGLDFHPVTQELYATVNERDGIGDDLVPDYFTRIQQGEFYGWPYAYLRPNNLDPRQKINGKSKRPDLVARTRTPSVLFQAHSAALGLQFYDGQRFPEKYRNGAFVAFRGSWNRDRGSGYKVVFVPFDLKGRPQGYYEDFLTGFLLNPSIPSTWGRPVGLLVLPDGSLLITEEANNRIYRIQYREVGR; from the coding sequence ATGAAACTTGTTGGGTGTTTTTTGTTATCAGTTTTGTTACTAAGCACAGCGTGTAGCCAGACTCGTGCTTCTTTGGATTCTGCACCTTTACCCAAACTGGCGCAGAATCCTACACAGTCGCTAAAAACCATCCGTACTGAACCACTTTCACCTACACCCATCCGCATCAACCTCAAGAATTTACCAGCACCTTTTGCCACGGATAGTGCCTCCAAACCGCCTCAGGTGGTGTCAATTCCGCAAAACCCTTTGCTGCGAGTACCACCAGGATTTACAGTTAACGTTTTTGCCGAAGGACTAGATGCTCCCCGCTGGCTGGCTTTAACCCCCAGTGGTGATGTGTTAGTCACAGAAACCAAGAAAAACCGGATTCTCCTGTTGCGTGACACTAACGCTGATGGGGTGGCTGATATCCGTCAAACTTTTGCTAGTGCCACAAACGGACTGAATATTCCCTTCGGCATGGCTTTTGCAAATAATTCCTTCTTTTTGGGTAACACCGATGCAGTTTTACGGTTTCCCTACACCAAAGGTCAACAGCAACTCACAGGTGCGGGTGAAAAAATTGCTGACCTTCCAGGCGGTGGTTATAATCAGCACTGGACGAGGAATGTGGTGGTATCACCTGATGGCAAAAAGCTATATGTCTCCGTTGGTTCCCGTTCCAACGTAGATGAAGAACCACTACCACGGGCTACGGTGCAGGTGATGAATTTGGATGGTTCTCAACAGCAGACTTTTGCCTCTGGTTTGCGTAATCCGGTTGGTTTGGACTTCCACCCTGTAACCCAGGAACTTTACGCCACTGTCAACGAACGGGATGGTATCGGTGATGATTTGGTACCAGATTACTTCACACGCATCCAGCAGGGAGAATTTTACGGCTGGCCCTATGCTTACCTGAGACCAAATAACCTCGACCCCCGTCAGAAAATAAATGGCAAAAGTAAACGCCCAGACTTGGTAGCCCGTACCCGCACACCATCGGTGTTATTCCAAGCGCACTCGGCGGCCTTGGGTTTGCAGTTTTATGATGGTCAGAGGTTTCCTGAAAAATACCGCAATGGTGCTTTTGTGGCTTTTCGTGGTTCTTGGAATCGCGATCGCGGCAGTGGTTACAAAGTTGTCTTTGTCCCCTTCGATCTCAAAGGTCGTCCACAAGGCTACTATGAAGACTTTCTCACGGGATTTTTGCTTAATCCCTCCATTCCCAGCACTTGGGGGCGACCGGTGGGGTTACTTGTGTTGCCTGATGGCAGCCTCTTGATAACAGAAGAAGCTAATAATCGGATTTACCGGATTCAGTATAGGGAAGTTGGAAGATAG
- a CDS encoding GNAT family N-acetyltransferase has translation MNSLLPGYQIRLGSTVDRALLVKFMQQTYQDMFPDQDFSHLARTVEQYLSTDTPLWWVNAETQSVEKLGGGGNFPLYPTPVACLWVGNAVDQVQGDRHAHIFLLYVVPEYRRRGIGTALMHYVENWATQRGDRQIGLQVFQSNKPALNLYHQLGYQTQSLWMLKSLYPEK, from the coding sequence TTGAATTCCTTACTACCAGGCTATCAAATTCGCCTTGGCTCCACCGTAGATCGGGCGCTATTGGTAAAGTTCATGCAGCAAACTTACCAAGATATGTTTCCCGACCAGGATTTTTCCCACCTAGCGCGGACAGTCGAGCAATATTTATCTACTGACACGCCCTTGTGGTGGGTGAATGCAGAAACTCAGTCCGTGGAGAAATTGGGCGGTGGAGGGAATTTTCCCCTATATCCAACCCCCGTAGCTTGCCTTTGGGTGGGGAATGCCGTAGATCAAGTGCAAGGCGATCGCCATGCTCACATTTTTCTCCTCTACGTTGTCCCAGAATATCGGCGGCGGGGTATTGGCACAGCTTTGATGCACTATGTAGAGAATTGGGCAACTCAAAGAGGCGATCGCCAAATCGGACTGCAAGTATTTCAATCCAATAAACCCGCCTTAAATCTTTATCATCAGCTTGGATATCAAACCCAATCCCTGTGGATGCTGAAATCACTTTATCCTGAAAAATAA
- a CDS encoding helix-turn-helix domain-containing protein: MGKAGQALKKVLETYEISQNQLAVIMQTARSNVHRWINETRDPTAEAVLEIRDGLERINPNAAKDFIKLYLGDSVEEY, encoded by the coding sequence ATGGGAAAAGCAGGCCAAGCTCTCAAAAAAGTTTTAGAAACCTATGAAATTAGCCAAAATCAGTTGGCCGTTATTATGCAAACTGCACGATCAAACGTACATAGATGGATTAATGAGACTAGAGATCCTACAGCTGAAGCGGTGCTTGAAATTCGGGATGGACTAGAGAGAATTAACCCAAATGCTGCAAAAGACTTTATCAAGCTTTATTTGGGAGACTCTGTTGAGGAATATTAA
- a CDS encoding phosphomannose isomerase type II C-terminal cupin domain, whose amino-acid sequence MTENENNPQVNINQSSSHSGIRYWGNVEVIEEGGNYRISRIEIKPRHSIKPQIHYHRNEHWVVVSGVAKVTCGDDEILLNRNQSTYVPAATLHKVENPGFIPLVILEIQNGEYLGEDDTERPYDLNVVKSIAES is encoded by the coding sequence ATGACTGAGAATGAGAATAATCCGCAGGTAAATATCAATCAATCTTCTTCACATTCGGGTATACGCTACTGGGGTAACGTGGAGGTGATAGAGGAGGGAGGAAACTATAGAATTAGTCGGATTGAAATCAAGCCTAGACACAGTATTAAACCCCAAATCCATTATCACCGTAATGAACATTGGGTTGTAGTATCTGGTGTAGCCAAGGTGACTTGTGGAGATGATGAAATATTATTGAATCGCAATCAGTCAACTTATGTTCCGGCTGCAACCTTGCATAAGGTCGAAAATCCAGGATTTATTCCCTTAGTTATTTTAGAAATTCAAAATGGTGAGTATTTGGGTGAAGATGATACAGAGCGTCCTTATGACCTAAATGTGGTCAAATCTATAGCTGAAAGTTAA
- a CDS encoding RNA-guided endonuclease InsQ/TnpB family protein, with amino-acid sequence MKLVERHIITKNHPFWSEIDHKAFLSKNLFNYANYHYRQYFFKYHQKLNFNQLYHQLSQTDDYKALPTKVSKQIIRRLDSAWISYFAAVKAWKQKKEKFLGQPKIPQYKDKTKGRNILPYPDESISKKALKKGICHLSMSEIQIPTSQQEIIEARIVPKSSCYLIEIVYEKMEETTNNQQIAGIDLGVNNLMAVTTNQTGVAPILIKGRPIKAINTFYNKQRSWLQFQLKIPHNQTNSQRLKNLTHKRNCRVENYLHTASRKVIDWCVQHQIGILVIGHNATWKQEINLGRKNNQQFVSIPHDRLREMLTYKAQLKGIKVIITEESYTSQASALDGDKLPKYGDKKPQFTGKRIARGLYKTGDSRLINADINGSFNIIKKVIPDVFDQGIKGLPFNPVVLDPLRMTRLSNFE; translated from the coding sequence ATGAAGCTAGTTGAACGTCATATCATCACAAAAAACCATCCTTTCTGGTCAGAAATTGACCACAAGGCTTTTTTGTCTAAAAATTTGTTTAACTATGCTAATTACCATTACCGTCAATATTTCTTTAAATACCACCAGAAACTAAACTTTAATCAACTCTATCACCAATTATCTCAAACCGACGACTACAAAGCTTTACCAACAAAAGTTAGTAAGCAAATCATTAGAAGATTAGATTCAGCATGGATAAGTTATTTTGCCGCTGTAAAAGCCTGGAAACAAAAGAAAGAGAAATTTTTAGGTCAACCGAAAATTCCTCAATATAAAGATAAAACCAAAGGGCGAAACATCTTACCATATCCTGATGAATCAATCTCGAAAAAAGCCTTAAAAAAAGGAATTTGTCATCTGTCCATGAGTGAAATACAAATTCCCACATCCCAACAGGAAATAATTGAGGCGAGAATTGTTCCTAAAAGCAGTTGTTATCTGATAGAAATAGTTTATGAAAAAATGGAGGAAACCACTAATAATCAACAAATAGCAGGCATAGACTTAGGAGTTAATAACTTAATGGCTGTAACTACAAATCAAACAGGTGTAGCACCTATTTTGATTAAAGGCAGACCAATAAAAGCGATTAACACCTTTTATAACAAACAACGTTCCTGGTTACAATTTCAGCTAAAAATCCCACATAATCAAACCAACTCGCAGAGATTAAAAAATCTCACTCATAAGCGAAACTGTCGAGTAGAGAACTATCTACATACAGCAAGTAGAAAAGTAATAGATTGGTGTGTGCAGCATCAAATAGGAATCCTGGTGATTGGGCATAATGCTACTTGGAAACAAGAAATTAATTTAGGAAGAAAAAACAATCAACAATTTGTGAGTATTCCTCATGATAGGTTAAGAGAAATGTTAACCTATAAAGCCCAATTAAAGGGAATAAAAGTCATCATCACGGAAGAATCTTATACATCCCAAGCTAGTGCTTTAGATGGGGATAAGTTACCTAAGTATGGGGATAAAAAACCTCAATTTACGGGAAAAAGAATAGCCAGAGGATTGTATAAAACCGGGGACAGTAGGTTAATAAATGCCGATATTAATGGGTCATTTAATATCATCAAAAAAGTAATTCCTGATGTCTTTGACCAAGGAATAAAGGGTTTGCCGTTTAACCCTGTGGTGCTAGATCCACTACGAATGACTAGGCTTTCAAACTTTGAGTAA
- a CDS encoding AmpG family muropeptide MFS transporter: MNEIQSLRQAVQSRKMGALLLLGFASGLPLFLTSRTLQLWMQDAKVDIGKITLFGLLALPYSLKFLWSPLLDRFMPPVLGARRGWLVVTQLGLVLAIAFLALQQPAQNDQVLQLLAINCLIITFLSATQDIAGDAYRTDILEPIESQAGASVWVLGYRIALFITSSLALVLADYLPWNLVYLLMAALMAGSIFTTLWAPPEPKLPANSQKVAPLSIKDVIFLVLITVLVAGLIAGVFVSFIPLPVFYWLLAGLIVAWIGASLLLPTSLLGEVREDSSPQNLQEAIFLPFKEFFHRFGLTQASVVLIFILLYKLGDSLVGITANLFLREIDFTKTEIGAIQAGMGFIATTVGVLAGGVILTKIGLNRGLWLFGVLQLLSNLGYYALAVAGKNYSLLVLAVNIENFSAGLVTVATVAFLMNLCNHRFTTTQFALFSSLMAISRDVLSAPAGNWAKATGWPSFFLLTLVAALPGLLLLPFVAPWNPQPVALTRPGFDDEEDIWGTK; the protein is encoded by the coding sequence ATGAATGAAATTCAATCGCTGCGACAAGCGGTTCAAAGCCGTAAGATGGGTGCTTTGTTACTGTTAGGTTTTGCATCTGGGTTACCCTTATTTTTAACCAGTAGAACCTTGCAACTGTGGATGCAAGATGCCAAGGTTGATATAGGTAAAATTACTCTATTTGGGCTGCTGGCTTTGCCTTATTCCCTGAAATTCTTGTGGTCACCCTTGTTAGATAGATTCATGCCACCAGTGCTGGGAGCAAGGCGGGGTTGGCTAGTGGTAACCCAATTAGGATTAGTATTAGCGATCGCCTTTTTGGCATTGCAACAACCAGCCCAAAACGACCAAGTGCTGCAACTGCTGGCGATCAACTGCCTAATCATCACTTTTTTGAGCGCTACCCAAGACATCGCCGGTGATGCCTACCGCACCGACATTTTAGAACCAATCGAATCCCAAGCAGGCGCATCAGTTTGGGTGCTAGGCTACCGCATAGCGCTATTTATCACCAGTTCCCTAGCTTTGGTGTTAGCAGATTATCTACCTTGGAATCTAGTTTATTTGCTGATGGCCGCCTTAATGGCAGGGAGTATATTCACAACCCTTTGGGCACCTCCAGAGCCAAAATTGCCCGCCAACAGCCAAAAAGTTGCACCTCTATCTATCAAAGATGTGATTTTCCTGGTGTTAATCACCGTGCTAGTAGCGGGGTTAATCGCAGGCGTATTTGTCAGCTTTATCCCCTTGCCTGTATTTTATTGGCTGTTAGCAGGGTTGATAGTAGCCTGGATTGGCGCATCTTTGTTATTACCTACATCCCTATTAGGCGAGGTTAGAGAAGATAGTTCCCCTCAAAACTTACAAGAAGCAATTTTCTTGCCATTTAAAGAATTTTTTCACAGATTTGGGCTGACTCAAGCCAGTGTGGTACTAATTTTTATATTGCTATATAAACTTGGTGATTCCCTGGTGGGCATTACAGCAAATTTATTTCTCCGAGAAATAGACTTTACCAAAACTGAAATTGGAGCAATTCAAGCGGGGATGGGCTTTATCGCCACAACCGTCGGCGTATTAGCTGGCGGTGTGATCTTGACTAAAATTGGCTTAAATCGTGGTCTTTGGCTATTTGGTGTGCTGCAATTGTTGAGCAACTTGGGTTATTATGCCCTAGCAGTTGCTGGCAAAAATTACTCTCTTTTGGTGTTGGCAGTTAATATCGAAAACTTCTCTGCTGGATTAGTTACAGTTGCTACGGTGGCATTTTTAATGAATCTTTGTAATCACCGCTTTACAACTACTCAATTTGCTTTATTCTCTAGTTTGATGGCTATTAGTAGAGATGTGCTCTCGGCTCCAGCCGGAAATTGGGCAAAAGCCACAGGCTGGCCCTCATTCTTCTTGTTAACCTTAGTAGCAGCCTTACCCGGATTGTTACTTTTGCCTTTTGTTGCCCCCTGGAACCCTCAACCAGTGGCACTAACCAGACCTGGATTTGACGATGAAGAGGATATATGGGGAACAAAGTAG
- the dndE gene encoding DNA sulfur modification protein DndE — MESPIERIKLSQAAKEQLLKLKRSTKIDQWNILCRWAFCRSLAEPTAPSPVPIPLDSNVEMTWRVFGGEISDILLLALKQRCYNDGLSTDKETLVLQFRLHLHRGIGYLAGDQNIKKIEDLVELATKN; from the coding sequence ATGGAATCACCAATCGAACGAATTAAACTTTCCCAAGCAGCCAAAGAACAACTGCTCAAACTCAAACGCAGCACCAAAATAGACCAATGGAATATCCTCTGTCGCTGGGCTTTTTGTCGTTCCCTAGCAGAACCAACCGCACCCTCCCCCGTACCAATTCCCCTAGATAGCAACGTCGAAATGACTTGGCGTGTCTTTGGCGGCGAAATCTCAGATATTCTCCTCCTTGCCCTGAAGCAACGTTGCTACAACGATGGTTTAAGTACTGATAAAGAAACCCTTGTCCTGCAATTTCGCCTCCATTTGCATCGTGGCATTGGTTACTTAGCCGGTGATCAAAATATCAAAAAAATTGAGGATTTAGTTGAATTAGCAACGAAAAACTGA
- a CDS encoding HEAT repeat domain-containing protein, translated as MYDEDDLSLLDIEVELESPLDQIEPLTAESEVAKPDPELMLALLENPQPQQRMLAARAFSDIEDARAIPHLIRLLTDNCPLVRVSAVYGIGRNPSQDAVDPLIAQLNRDWNGYVRKGVVWALGNCRDRRSLAPLADALKTDIPAVRLWAASALAQMASVSYEAVVGAIPPLIEALVQDPIEAVRSNCAWAIGQLCRELPSNVVYATAIDALIQAFAEDQDLGVREDAKASLLGVGDPRGLQLIETLEQEGWF; from the coding sequence ATGTATGACGAAGACGACCTAAGCCTACTCGATATTGAGGTGGAGCTAGAAAGCCCCCTAGATCAAATAGAGCCGCTAACTGCTGAGTCAGAAGTGGCAAAACCCGATCCAGAATTAATGCTAGCCCTCCTGGAAAATCCTCAGCCCCAGCAACGGATGCTAGCAGCACGCGCCTTTTCTGACATTGAAGACGCACGCGCTATCCCCCATCTAATTCGCCTATTAACTGATAACTGTCCCTTGGTGCGAGTGAGCGCAGTATATGGTATCGGACGCAACCCTAGCCAAGATGCAGTAGACCCGTTAATTGCCCAACTGAACCGGGATTGGAATGGCTACGTGCGTAAAGGTGTAGTTTGGGCTTTAGGAAACTGCCGCGATCGCCGTTCGCTAGCACCCTTAGCAGACGCCTTAAAAACTGATATCCCCGCAGTGCGTTTGTGGGCTGCTAGTGCCCTAGCACAGATGGCATCTGTGAGTTATGAAGCAGTTGTCGGGGCAATTCCCCCACTGATAGAAGCCTTAGTTCAAGACCCCATAGAAGCAGTGCGGAGTAACTGCGCTTGGGCAATCGGACAGCTATGCCGCGAACTCCCTTCTAACGTAGTCTATGCCACAGCCATCGATGCCTTGATTCAAGCCTTTGCCGAAGACCAAGATTTGGGAGTGCGAGAAGACGCCAAAGCCTCACTTTTAGGAGTGGGTGACCCCCGTGGCTTGCAGTTGATTGAAACTTTAGAACAAGAAGGGTGGTTTTGA